A window of Gammaproteobacteria bacterium genomic DNA:
GTCAGCAGGCGGCCGACCACCTCAGAGACCTCGTCCCTGAAGTGCGCGATCTCTGGACGGGTATTGCAGATTTCCCAGGCATGAACTGCCTTGGGGTTGTTGGACGGATCCTGTTTGCAACGGAGTACGTCAACCTGCGATACGTAGCCAAACGGTCGTTGGTCGGGCTTGAGGATGGCAGCGAAGGAGCATTTGCTGTTTTCCAGCGCGCTCTCCACATCGGCGACGGTCGCATCACAATCCAGGGCCGGGAAGTCTCCCGACATGATCTCACCGACTTTCATCCGGTTACCCTCCACGCAACATGAGTCACGCTTCGAGTGTGATACATAATTCCTGAAAAAGTGTGATAGATGACGCAAAAACGCGGACGCTGGCCACGGAATCCGAAAATGCTTACAAAACTGGGATAAATAGCCTAGAACTCAAAAAGTGCTTTTAATTCAGCAAGTTGAGTGTCGGCCTGTTGCTGGGGATAGGGGTCCGGTGGCAGGACGCCCCAGACCGGGCGCGGCCAGGCAGGGTCGGTTTCCCGGCGCGCGATCACGTGCACGTGCAATTGCGGCACCTGGTTGCCGAGGGCCGCGACGTTCATCTTGTCAGCCTGCGCCCAAGCCTGCAGTTGCCGGCTGGCCAGGCTGACTTCTGTCACCAAGCGTTGTTGATCCGCTTCCGCCAGTTCATGGATTTCGCGTCGATCGGCCTGTCGCGGCACGAGTATGAGCCAGGGGAAATTGGCATCGTTCATCAACAGCACGCGGCACAGCGGCAGATCACCCACAAGAAAGGTGTCTGCCGCCAGTCGTGGATGCAGTGTGAATGTCATCAGCCGAGCTTGCGAATTTCCTGCAGGGCAACCGAGGCGGTGGCAAAGTCGAGGGCACCCGCCGTGCGCATGTCGGACAGGACGCGATGGGCATGCTGCACGCGTTGCTGCCGCTCTTCCAGCCACTGTCGGGCAATGTCCTCGGCATCCTTGGCCTTGCGCTTGCCTTTCAGGGCCAGTCCTGCGAGACGACGCTGCTGGACATAAAGGTTGTCACGCAGCGTGCCACGTGCGATGGCCTGCCAGTGTCCATCCACCGGCAGGTTTTCGATTTCCTCGCGCAACCAGCCAAGCTCCAGGCGCGTCTCGATATGGAAGTAGGCGCGGGCGATATCGGTAATGGACAGCTTGACCCCGTCCGCGATATCGACGATATCGAGGGCGGAATACAGCGGTCGAAGCGATGCGATATTGCGCCCCAGGACTTCCGGCACGCCAAGGTCGATGTACTGCTGGATGCCTTCGTTCAGCTGGTTCACTTCCAGCGGCCCCATGACGTCATCCAGTACACCGAGCAGTTCGTTCACGCCCGGTGCGTAATGATCAACGGCATCCGCGATGTCGGCCGCATTCTCCGGCCGATCCAGCAGCCAGTGGGTCACGTGCTTGACCAGGCGGGCACACTGCACGTTCATGGTGATCTGCAGGTTGGCCGGGATCTTGTTGTCCAGGCTCTCGATCTCCGACCAGATGGCACGCATGCCCAGCACTTCGCGGGCGATGGTGTAGGCCTTCGCAACTTCCGCCATGCTGGAACCCGATTCCTCGCGCATGCGATGCGCGAAGGTCGGACCCATGCGATGCACCATGCTGTTGGTGATCGCAGTCGCGATGATCTCGCGGCGCAGGCGGTGCTCCGGCATCAGGTCCGGGTAACGCTTGCGCAGTGGCGCCGGGAAGTAATGTTCGAGCTCTCGCGACAGGTAGCTGTCTTCCGGTACATCGGACTCCAGCAGGTCGTCGTAGATGTCCATCTTGGCGTAGGAAAACAAGACCGACAGCTCGGGGCGCGTCAGGCCCTTGGTGGCGGCTCGACGGTCGGCCAGTTCTTCCTCGTTGGGCAGGAACTCGAGCTGGCGGTTGAGACGACCCTCGCGTTCGAGAATGCGCATCAGCCAGGCATGTTCGGTAATGCGCGTCGGCGCCTGCGCCTCGGCAACCGAGATGGCCTGGGTCTGCAGGTAATTGTCCCGGAGCACGAGCTCGGAGACTTCGTCCGTCATGTCGGCCAGCAGCTTGTTGCGTTGTTTTTCGCTGAGCTTCTTCTTGCTGGCCGCATCGGTCATGGCGATGTTCAGCAGGATCTTGATGTTGACCTCGTGGTCGGAGCAGTCAACGCCGCCGGCATTGTCGATGAAGTCGGTATTGGCACGACCACCCTTGAGGGCGTACTCGATGCGCCCCAGCTGGGTCAGCCCCAGGTTGCCACCTTCGCCGACCACGCGGCAGCGCAGCTCGGAACCATTGACACGCACGGCATCGTTGGCACGGTCGCCGCAGTCTGCATTGGTTTCGCTGCGTGCCTTGACGTACGTGCCGATACCGCCGTTCCACAGCAGGTCCACCGGCGCCAGCAGGATGGCGCGAATCAGTTCGTTCGGGGTCATCTCGGTTTCTTCGATACCGAGCGCCTCACGGACTTCTTCCGAGAGCTTGATGCTCTTGGCCGATCGTGAAAACACGCCGCCACCCTTGGAAATCACGCTGGTGTCGTAGTCCTCCCAGCTGGAGCGCGGCAGTCGGAACATGCGCTCGCGTTCCTTGAACGAGGCCTCCGGATCCGGGAAGGGATCGAGGAAGATGTGCATGTGATTGAAGGCGGCCTTCAGCTTGATGTGGCGTGACAACAGCATGCCGTTGCCGAAGACATCACCGGCCATGTCGCCGATGCCGACCACCGAGAAATTGGTGGACTGCGTGTTGATGCCGATTTCGCGGAAGTGTCGCTTTACCGATTCCCAGGCACCGCGGGCCGTGATGCCCATGCCCTTGTGGTCGTAGCCCACCGAACCGCCGGACGCAAAGGCGTCACCCAGCCAGAAACCGTATTCCTCCGACAGGCTGTTGGCGATGTCGGAGAAGGTGGCCGTGCCCTTGTCGGCCGCAACGACCAGGTAGGGATCGTCTTCATCGTGGCGACAGACCTGGCTGGGCGGCTTGATCTTGCCATCGACGATGTTGTCGGTGATGTCCAGCATGCCGCGCAGGAAGGTCTTGTAGCATTCAACGCCTTCGGCCAGCTGCGCTTCGCGATCCGGGCTGGACGGGGGTTGCTTGACGACGAAACCGCCCTTGGAGCCAACCGGCACGATCAGGGTGTTCTTTACCTGCTGGGCCTTCATCAGGCCGAGGATCTCCGTGCGGAAGTCTTCGCGACGATCCGACCAGCGCAGGCCACCGCGCGCAACCGAGCCACCACGCAGGTGCACGCCCTCGACACGGGGCGAATAGACCCAGATCTCGAATGCGGGCTTCGGTAGCGGCAGCTCGGGGATGCGGCTGGGATCGAACTTGAAGGAAATGTAGTCCTTGTCGTTCTTGTCGGCGTCCTGCTGGTAGAAGTTGGTGCGCAGCGTGGCGGTCAGGGCATTCAGGAAGGCGCGCAGGATGCGATCATCATCCAGGCTGCTGACAGCTTCCAGACCGGCACGGAATGCCTTGATGCGTTCCTTCACCTGGCTGTCGCGCTGCTTGTTGGCTTTCGGATCGAACTTGAGTTCGAAAAGCTCGACCAGCTCGCGGGCCAGGCCGGCATTGCGAACCAGGGTCTGTTCCATGTATGCCTGCGAGAACGGCATGCCGGTCTGCATCAGGTACTTGCAATAGGCCCTTACCAGGACCACCTGGCGCCAGGTCAGCTGGGCGCTCAGCACGAGCTTGTTGAAGCCGTCGTTCTCGGCCTGTCCGGCCCAGACACGGGCAAAGGTTTCCTGGAAGATGTCTTTCACATCCTCCGGCTGGATGCCGTTGGCATCGCTGTAGATGATGTCGAAATCCTGGATCCAGATGATACCGCCGTCATCCAGCTCGACTTCGTAGGGGCGTTCCGAAATGACCTTGAGACCCATGTTCTCGAGCATCGGCAGGGCATCGGAAATCGGCAGCGGCTGTTCGCGATTGAAAACCTTGAACCGCCACAGGCCCTTCGGGTTGTGCTGCGGTCGATACAACGACATCTGCAGGACATCGTCATTGACCAGGCCGCTCATGCGTTCCAGGTCGAATGCGGCAGCCTTCGGCTTCACGTCCTCGCGGTAAGCAGGCGGCAACGCTTCTGCGAAGCGACCATACAGGCGCAAGCCATGCTCCTCGCCATACATGTCGACCACCGCATCGCGCAGGCGGTCGAGCCAGGAGCGCACGATTTCCTCGATGTCCTGTTCCAGGCTTGCAACATCGATGCTGGGGAATTTCCAGGGCGTGGTGCGCACGATCAGGTGCACGCGGGCCAGTACCGATTCGGATATCTGCGCAGAAGAGTCGACATGATGACCGTTGAGTCGATCCTTCAGCAGCAACATGATCTTTTCACGAATCTGCGTGTTGTATCGATCACGCGGCACGTAGATCAGGCAGGAGAAATAACGGCCAAAGGAATCACGACGAATGAATACCTTGACGCGCTGGCGCTCCTGCAACTGCTGCACGCCGGTCGCGATCCGGAACAGTTCGTCGGTCGAAGCCTGCAGCAGCTCGTCACGCGGGAAGGTTTCGAGAATGTGCAGCAAGGCCTTGCCGGCGTGCGAGTTGAAGGGCAGGCGCGAGCGCAGCATGACCTGCTCGACCTTCTGGCGCAGCAGCGGAATGTCACGCGGCGAGCGCGAATAGGCGCTGGATGTGAACAGGCCGAGGAAGCGGCGTTCGCCAACGACATTGCCGTCGGCATCGAATCGCTTGATGCCGATGTAGTCCAGGTAGGAAGGGCGATGCACGGTGGCTACGGAATTGGCCTTGGTAATGATCAGCAGTTCGCGAGCCCGGGCCGTCTTTCGAATGTCTTCCGGCAGAACGATGTGGCTCTGCGAGGCATCCTTGCGCTTGTCGCTCAGGATGCCCAGGCCGGAACCGCGCACGGCCTTGAGGACGTCCTTGCCATCCTCCTCGACCAGGTCGTATTCGCGGTAGCCGAGGAAAGTGAAATGGTTGTTGACCAGCCAGTCCAGGAACTTGATGCCTTCGCCAACCTCGGCCGGATCCAGTTTCGGCGGCGTCTTGGACAGCAGGTTGATTATTTCCGAGGCGCGTTCGCGCATCTCGCTCCAGTCCTCGACCGACAGGCGCACATCGTTCATCGCCGACAGCAGCGTATCCTCGAGGTCCTTCAGGGCCTGCTTGTCGGTGACCTTGTCGATTTCGAATCGGATGAAGGATTCCTGCACAGTGCCGATCAGGTTGTCGTGCGGCGCAACGACTTCCTCGATCTCGCCCTTGCCATTGCGCTGCACCTTGAAGATCGGGTGCACGGTCAGGTGAATCGAAAAGCCTTCCTGGTTCAGTGCCATGCTGGCGGAATCGACCAGGAACGGCATGTCGTCATTGACCATCTCGACAATGGTGTGCGTCGATGTGTAGCCATGGGTCTTGCGCGTCGGGTTGTAGACGCGCACTGCGCATTCGCTGGCCTTGCGCTTCCAGGAAAACGAGAGATGGGCAAGTGCGGCGGAGCAGAGCTCGGCAGGCTGGCGCGAAGCGATATCCTCGACGGCCACCGCGCTGTAATAATGTTCAACGAAGTGTTCGTGCAGATCCCGCTCCTCGGCGCTGGCTTTCTTTCGCGCCTGGGCGATCAACTTGTCGATCTTCTTGTTCTTCTGGTCCTGCGACTTCGCCGGCATGGTGCTTGCGTTCCCCGTGGCTGTGATTTGATGACTGGACTCTGGCGAGCAGAAAACGCGCTAATTGTAGGGCTTTTCTTCCGCTTCTGCATGAAGAATCAAGCGTTTATCCGCACATCTTCAAACTCAAACAACCGTTTCAATCCGACCATTGGCAGCCGTCGCCGCCCGGCGGTGAATCCGTGCTCGACAAAAAAGGGCGGCCAATGGCCGCCCTTTCTCGATGCTGCACCCGGGGGTGCCGATCAGTATGGCTTCTCGAGGTCCTTGATGACCGCCGCAAGCCAGCGACAGGCCTCACCACCCGTCAGGCAGCGGTGGTCAAAGGTGATCGACAGCGGGACTCGCTTGTGCGTTTCCACGCCACCCATGACCGGCACCACGTCATGACGCAGGCCGCCGGTTCCGAGAATTGCGACCTGCGGCGGCACCACCACCGGCGTGGCATAGCGGCCGGCCATCATGCCGAAGTTCGACAGGGTGATGGTCGGGTTCTTCATGTCTTCCGGTGCGACTTCGCGAGCACGGGTCTTGTGCTTGATGATATTCAGGTCCTCGCGCAGCTGCTGGCCATTCTTGGTGTCGGCATTGCGGATGACGGGCACGATCAGGCCGTCCGGCGTATCGACAGCCATGGCCAGGTCCACCTGCTGGTGGATGGTCATTTCCATCTTGTCGCCGTCATACCAGGCATTCATCTGCGGCACGGTGCGGCAGCCAGCGACCACGGCACGGATGATGCGCGCGGTAATGTCCTGGCCAGGCATCCAGCCGTGGATGTCGGCGTCGTCGAACAGCGTGCACTCCATGACCTGGCTGCGAGCCGCGGTCATCGACTTGTGCATGGCGCGGCGTGGGCCCTTGAGCTGCTGCGGGCCGAAGGTGACACCCTCGGCATGCGGCGGCACGTCCCAGCCACCGCCGACGCTCATGCCGCCCATTCCCATCGACTGGGGCTGGGCCTGCTGCTGGGCACCACCGGAATTCATGAAGGCGTCCACGTCGGCCTTGGTGATCTGGCCCTTGGAGCCGGTTGCCGGCACCTGGGTGAGGTCGCAACCGCATTCCTTGGCGTAGGCGCGCGTGGCCGGCGAAGCCTTGGGCTTGCCCGTGCCATGGGTAATGTTCACCGGCGGGGTGAAAGCCTTTGCCTGAGCTTGGGACTGGGCTGGAGCAGGGCGCGGCTTCGCCTTGCGCTCGCGCTTGGCGCCCTTGCCCTTGCGAATGACCACGGTCTCTTCGAGGTCCGCGTCCGAGGTCGCCATCTTGCCGACCACGGTGCCGGAATCTTCCGACATCGCGACTTCCTTGGTTTCCGGCTCGTCGGCAGCGTCATCGGAGCCGTCGCCTTCGACCTTGAAATCACACAGCGCGGAGTGGGTCGGCACGATGTCGCCGTTTTCCCAGTGCAGCGCGGTGATTTCGCCTTCGTACGGGGAGGGCACGTCGACCACGGCCTTGTCGGTTTCGACGGCGACCAGCGGATCGTCGACCTTGACCTTGTCGCCGACCGATACCTTCCACTCGACAATCTCGGCTTCCTGCAGGCCTTCACCGAGGTCCGGCAGGTTGAAGGTGCTGCCACCTTTCTTGCCGCCGACGGCTTTCTTGGGCGCAGGCTTGGCCTTGTCATCGGCCTGGGCCTTCTTTTCTTCCTGCTGCGGCTCGTCCGCTTCCGGCGCCGCACCATCGACCTCGTCGAAATCGACCAGCGCGGAATGCGTCGGCACGATGTCGCCGTTGGCCCAGTGCAGCTTCTTGATCTTGCCGTTGTACGGGGAGGGCACGTCGACCACGGCCTTGTCGGTTTCGACCGCAACCAGCGGATCGTCGACCTTGACCGTGTCGCCTTCCTTCACTTTCCATTCGACGATTTCCGCTTCCTGCAGTCCTTCGCCGAGATCGGGCAGATTGAATGTGGTCGGCATGTCAGTCCTCCAGCGTCTTGCGGATGGCCTTCACGATGCGGTTCACGCTCGGCATGTAGTCATGCTCCAGCTTGAACAGCGGCATCGGCGTGTCGTAACCGGCGACGCGCTGGATCGGGGCCTCGATGCTGAACAATGCCTTCTCGGCGACTTCGGCAGCAATTTCGGCGCCCATGCCGGCGGTGCGCGGTGCTTCGTGGATGATGACCAGGCGACCGGTGTGCTCCACCGAGGCCAGCACGGTCTCGTAGTCCACCGGGCTGATGGTCGCGAGGTCGATGACCTCGCAGGAAATGCCTTCCTCTTCCATCTGCTTGGCGGCCTGCAGCGTCTCGTGGATCATCGCGCCCCAGGACACCAGCGTCACGTCGTCGCCTTCCTTGAGGACGAAAGCGGTGTCCAGCGGCAGTGCTTCGCCGTTGTCTTCCACTTCCTGCTTGTTCAGGCGGTACATGCGGGTCGGTTCCAGGAACACGACGGGATCCGGATCACGGATGGCAGCCAGCAGCAGGCCGTAACCGCGCTGCGGCGAGCTCGGCATGACGACGCGAATGCCCGGCATGTGCGCGAACATGGCTTCGTTGGACTCCGAGTGATGTTCCGGGGCATGGATGCCGCCACCACTCGGGGCACGCAGCACCATCGGCACGTTCATGCGGCCACGGGTACGGGTGCGCAGGCGTCCGGCGTGGTTGATCATCTGGTCGACAGCCGGGTAAATGAAGCCCGAGAACTGGATCTCGGCCACCGGTTTCATGCCCTGCGAGGCCATGCCGATGGAAATGCCTGCGATCAGGGCTTCGGCCAGCGGCGTGTCGATGACACGTTCCTTGCCGAACTGCTCCTGCAGGCCGGCCGTGGCGCGGAACACACCGCCGTTCACGCCGACGTCCTCGCCGAGCACGACAACGGAGTCGTCCTTCTTCATTTCGTGCGCCATCGCCATGGTCAGCGCTTCAATCAATGTCACCTTAGCCATGGTCGCGGGCCTCCTCTTCCGCTTCGGCACGCTGGGCGAGCAGATCCTCCGGCATGTTGGCGAACATGTGATCGAACATGTCCGTCACCGGCGGCTTGCCAGCAGCCTTGTACTTCTTCACTTCTTCGTCGACGCGCTTGGCACATTCGGCCTTCCAGGCGTCTTCCTTCTTGTCGTCCCAGGCCTTCTTCGACTCCAGGTACTTGCGCAGGCGAACCAGCGGCTCCTTGGCCCAGTTCTCCTCGACTTCGTCCTCGGAGCGGTAACGACGCGCGTCGTCGGCCGTGGTGTGGTCGGACAGGCGATAGGTCATCGCTTCGATCAGGGTCGGGCCCTTGCCGGAGCGTGCCTTCTTCAATGCGGTTTCCATGGCATCGCGCATGGCGATGATGTCGTTGCCGTCGACCTGCAGGCTTTCCATGCCACCGGCGATGCCCTTTTGCGCCAGGGTTTCGCAGCGGGTCTGGATTTCCAGCGGGACGGAAATGGCCCACTTGTTGTTGGCTACGACAAAAACGGATGGCAGGTCCCAGGCGCCGGCGCAGTTCAGCGATTCGTAGAAGTCGCCCTGCGAGGTGCCGCCGTCACCGATGACGGACACGGAAGCCGCCTTCTTGCCCTGGTACTTCAGGGCAAACGCCGCACCGGTCGCGTGGTGGTTCTGCGTGGCAATGGGCACTGCCCACGGGAAGTCGTGCTTCGGGCCGGAGAAGTTGTTGCCGCGCTCGTCGCCGCCCCAGAACATCAGCACTTCGTGCGGGTGCACGCCGCGCTCGAACTGCGCGCCATACTCGCGGTACATCGGGCAGAACACATCTTCCGGGATCATCGACAGGCCGACGCCGACATGCACGGCCTCGTGGCCGAGGCAGGAGGCATAGGTTCCCAGCTGGCCGGTGCGCTGCAGCGCGATGGCCTTGGTATCGAAGACACGGACAAACACCATCTTCTTGTACATCTCGACAAGTTCCTTGGTGTTCTCGGCAAACTTCGGCAGCTTCTTGGCAACAAGCTTGCCGTCCTGATCCAAGTACTGGAGGTACTTGATCTCGAATTTAGCGACGGTTTTCAACGGCACATCCTCCTGACCGCGCCAGCCGGAAGGCTCCGGCATGACTTGGGGAAAGCAATTTGTTCAGAGCCACGGCCGTAAGCAGCCGTGGTTGGAATGTGGCAGGCCGGTGAGCAATGGCCTGCTCCGGGCTGCTAGAATGACCTTTTCTGGCCGACCGAGCCCGTCCACCCGGAGCTGAAATCACCGGGCGGCGGCTTGGCAAGAGCGCGATTCTAGCAAAACCCCGGCAGCTACGGGAAATCCCGCTGCCGAGGCATGACGGATACGGGGAATCCAAGCCAATGAACAAGAGAGAACTGGAAGGCAGCATCCGTACGGACCTGAAAGGACAGCTGACCTACGATGGCTACCTGCGACTGGATCGGATCCTCGATGCCCAGGAGCCGCTGTCAGAACCCCATCACCATGACGAGATGCTGTTCATCATCCAGCACCAGACCTCCGAGCTGTGGATGAAGCTGATCCTGCACGAGCTTGACGCCGCGATCGAGTCCATCCGCGAGGACAAGCTGGAGCCCTGTTTCAAGGTGCTGGCGCGGGTCAAGCAGGTCCAGCAGCAGCTGTTCAACCAGTGGGCGGTGCTCGAAACCCTGACGCCCTCCGAGTACGCCGAGTTCCGGAATGTCCTGGGTGGCGCCTCCGGCTTCCAGTCGGCCCAGTACCGGGCGCTGGAATTCCGCCTCGGCAACAAGAATCCCGACATGATCAAGGTCTTCGAGTACTCGGAGGATACCCATGCCTGGTTGCAGGGCATCCTCGAAGCACCCAGCCTGTATGACGAGTTCCTGCGCTACCTGGCTCGTCGCGGCCTGCCGGTGCCGGAGGACCGGGTCGAGCGCGACTGGTCCCAGCCCTACGAGGCCAGCGCCAAGGTCACCGCAGTCATGAAAACCATTTACCAGAACCGGGACCGTTACTGGGCGGCCTACGAAATGGCCGAAAAACTGGTCGACGTGGAAGAAATGTTCCAGCTCTGGCGTTTCCGGCACATGAAGACCGTGGAGCGGGTCATTGGCTTCAAGCAGGGTACGGGTGGCTCTTCCGGGGTCGGTTTCCTGCGCAAGGCGTTGGAACTGACCTTCTTTCCCGAGCTGCTGGACGTGCGTACCGAGCTCGGGGGTTGATGCCGACTGGTCAAATTTTCGCCAAATACAGTCAAATTGACCCAGGTCAGTGTCCTGAATCCCTAACTCGCTGATTCTAAAGGCGCTCCGGGGCCACCGGCCGGTGGCCCCGGGTACATAAATGGGGCCCGATTCTTTATAATGACGGGCTTTCCGCAACCATTCAGATTCATTAAAACAAGAGGTGTCACATGGCAGACCTGTTCGAGAACCCGATGGGTGTCGACGGCTTCGAATTCGTTGAATACGCGGCTCCCCAGCCGGAGATGCTGCACGAGCTGTTCCAGAATCTCGGCTTCACCGCGGTCGCGAAGCACAAGAGCAAGAAGGTCACCCTGTATCGCCAGAATGACGTCAACTTCCTGCTGAACGAAGAGCCGGGCAGCTTTGCCATGGATTTCGCCGCCGAGCACGGCCCCTGTGCCGCCGGTTTTGCGATTCGCGTCAAGGACGCTGCCAAGGCCGAGAAGCTGGCCAAGGAAAACGACGCCAAGTTCTTCGACAAGAAGCCGGAAACCCTGCCGCTGGACGTGCCGGCGCTGGAAGGTATCGGTGGATCGGTGCTGTACATGGTCGAACAGTATGGCGACAAGGGCGATTGCTACGCCGCCGACTTCGAGTACATCGTCGATGACAAGAACCCGAAGGGCCTCGGCCTGACCTTTGTCGACCACCTGACACACAACGTCGAGTTCGGCAACATGCAGACCTGGTCCGATTTCTACGAAAAGCTGTTCAACTTCCGCGAGATCCGCTACTTCGACATCAAGGGTGCGCAGACCGGCCTGGTGTCCAAGGCGATGACGGCGCCGGATGGCATGGTGCGCATCCCGTTGAACGAGTCCGCGGACGAGAAATCGCAGATCAACGAATACCTGCGTGAATACAAGGGCGAGGGCATCCAGCACATCGCCATGTTCACCGACAACATTTACGACACCGTCGAAGGCCTGCGCGCCAACGGTCTCGAGTTCCTGGACACGCCGGATACCTATTACGAAGTGATCGAGGAAAAGATTCCTAATCACAACGAAGATATCGAGCGCATGCAGAAGAACAAGATCCTGATGGATGCCGATCCGGAAACGAAGTCGAAGAAGCTGCTGCAGATCTTCACGAAGAACGCGATCGGTCCGATCTTCTTCGAGATCATCCAGCGCAAGGGCAATGAAGGCTTCGGTGAAGGCAACTTCCAGGCGCTCTTCGAATCGATCGAGCGGGATCAGGAGAAGCGCGGAGTATTGTAAAGCCGGTTATCTTGCCCGCTGGCGGTGTTGCGCAGCGGCTCGAAATGCTCACGTATTGCCATATACGTTGCGCTTTCTCGCCGCTCCGCGCCTTACCAGCAAACAAGATTCCTCGGCCCTCGAGGCTCACGCTTTTCAATCAACAAGTCTGAGTGGATTGAAGCGGCCGGATGGCCGCTTCGTTCAGAAAGGGAAAAGAGAAATGTCGGCAGACAAGAAGAATTACATGTCGGGTTTCGGAAACGAGTTCGCCACGGAGGCGATCGAGGGTGCATTGCCGGAAGGCATGAACTCGCCGCAGGTCGCACCGCTCGGCCTGTATGCCGAGCAGCTGACCGGCACGGCGTTCACTGCACCGCGCGCCCACAACGAGCGCAGCTGGTTGTATCGTATTCGTCCGGCCGTCATCCACGGTGATTTTTCCCTGCTGGCTGCGGGCAGCTTCCATTCCCATTTCAGCGAACTTCCGGCGACGCCGAACCAGTTGCGCTGGAATCCTTTTCCGCTGCCGAAAGCAAAGACCGATTTCATCGATGGCATCTTCACGGTAGCCGGTAACGGTTCGCCGGAGACGCAGGGCGGTTGCGGTGTGCACATGTACTGTGCCAATGCCTCGATGGAAGGTCGCTACTTCTACAACGCCGATGGCGAAATGCTGATCGTGCCGCAGCTGGGCCGCCTGAAGATCCGCACCGAGCTCGGCGTGCTGGATATCGAACCGCAGGAAATCGCGGTTGTTCCGCGCGGTGTGCGCTTTGCCGTGGAACTGCTCGACAAGGAGGTTCGCGGCTACATTGCCGAAAACTTCGGCGCCAACCTGATCCTGCCGGACCTGGGTCCGATCGGCTCCAACTGCCTGGCAAATCCCCGTGATTTCCTCACACCGGTGGCGGCTTACGAAGATGTCGAGGGCGATTTCGAACTGGTCGCCAAGTTCCAGGGCCGCCTCTGGTCGGCGAGCATCGACCATTCGCCGCTGGACGTGGTCGCCTGGCATGGCAACTACGCGCCGTACAAGTACGACCTGCGCCGTTTCAATACG
This region includes:
- the pdhA gene encoding pyruvate dehydrogenase (acetyl-transferring) E1 component subunit alpha, whose amino-acid sequence is MKTVAKFEIKYLQYLDQDGKLVAKKLPKFAENTKELVEMYKKMVFVRVFDTKAIALQRTGQLGTYASCLGHEAVHVGVGLSMIPEDVFCPMYREYGAQFERGVHPHEVLMFWGGDERGNNFSGPKHDFPWAVPIATQNHHATGAAFALKYQGKKAASVSVIGDGGTSQGDFYESLNCAGAWDLPSVFVVANNKWAISVPLEIQTRCETLAQKGIAGGMESLQVDGNDIIAMRDAMETALKKARSGKGPTLIEAMTYRLSDHTTADDARRYRSEDEVEENWAKEPLVRLRKYLESKKAWDDKKEDAWKAECAKRVDEEVKKYKAAGKPPVTDMFDHMFANMPEDLLAQRAEAEEEARDHG
- the kynA gene encoding tryptophan 2,3-dioxygenase, producing MNKRELEGSIRTDLKGQLTYDGYLRLDRILDAQEPLSEPHHHDEMLFIIQHQTSELWMKLILHELDAAIESIREDKLEPCFKVLARVKQVQQQLFNQWAVLETLTPSEYAEFRNVLGGASGFQSAQYRALEFRLGNKNPDMIKVFEYSEDTHAWLQGILEAPSLYDEFLRYLARRGLPVPEDRVERDWSQPYEASAKVTAVMKTIYQNRDRYWAAYEMAEKLVDVEEMFQLWRFRHMKTVERVIGFKQGTGGSSGVGFLRKALELTFFPELLDVRTELGG
- the hppD gene encoding 4-hydroxyphenylpyruvate dioxygenase, producing MADLFENPMGVDGFEFVEYAAPQPEMLHELFQNLGFTAVAKHKSKKVTLYRQNDVNFLLNEEPGSFAMDFAAEHGPCAAGFAIRVKDAAKAEKLAKENDAKFFDKKPETLPLDVPALEGIGGSVLYMVEQYGDKGDCYAADFEYIVDDKNPKGLGLTFVDHLTHNVEFGNMQTWSDFYEKLFNFREIRYFDIKGAQTGLVSKAMTAPDGMVRIPLNESADEKSQINEYLREYKGEGIQHIAMFTDNIYDTVEGLRANGLEFLDTPDTYYEVIEEKIPNHNEDIERMQKNKILMDADPETKSKKLLQIFTKNAIGPIFFEIIQRKGNEGFGEGNFQALFESIERDQEKRGVL
- the hmgA gene encoding homogentisate 1,2-dioxygenase; amino-acid sequence: MSADKKNYMSGFGNEFATEAIEGALPEGMNSPQVAPLGLYAEQLTGTAFTAPRAHNERSWLYRIRPAVIHGDFSLLAAGSFHSHFSELPATPNQLRWNPFPLPKAKTDFIDGIFTVAGNGSPETQGGCGVHMYCANASMEGRYFYNADGEMLIVPQLGRLKIRTELGVLDIEPQEIAVVPRGVRFAVELLDKEVRGYIAENFGANLILPDLGPIGSNCLANPRDFLTPVAAYEDVEGDFELVAKFQGRLWSASIDHSPLDVVAWHGNYAPYKYDLRRFNTIGSISYDHPDPSIFTVLTSQTTQPGTANLDFVIFPPRWLVMEDTFRPPWYHRNLMSEFMGLIHGEYDAKEAKEDGFVPGGSSLHNSMSGHGPDAATFEKASSIDTTTPQHITDTMAFMFETRLAFHPTKQAMESDALQKNYSSCWEGIQKHFKPNK